The segment GGTTCGCATCGTCGATCTGCCCGGGACCTACAGTCTGACATCTTTCTCTGAAGAAGAAAAAATCTCCCGTGATTTCGTCCTGAAAGAAAATCCTGACGCCATCATACTCCTCATGAATGCAGCGGCCATGGAAAGGAGTCTTTATCTGCTCTCGGAGTTGCTGCTCCTGGGACCACCGGTCATCATCGCCGTCAATATGATCGACGTCGCCGAGGATCAGGGCATTGAAATCGATATTGAAAGACTGGAAAAGGAACTGGGAATTCCGGTTGTACCCATGATCGCAACCAGAAACAAGGGCATAGACAAACTGCTTTCCAGGGCCATCGAACTTGTAAAGGGAAAAGTCGCCTACCGCCCGCATGTTCCCGATGTCTCTGAAGACCATCGGGATGTCTTCCTTAAACTGACCGGACTGGTCACCCCCTATGTGCCTCCTGATTACCCGGTGCCCTGGATTACCACCAAGATCATGGAAGGCGATCCTGAAATTCTTGATATGATGGCTTCAAAGACTGCCCAGGGGGTCTGGAACGATGTGCAAAGTGAACTCTCCGCGCACGAGGATTCACTCCGGGCCGTCGTTTCCGGACGCTATGAGTGGATCGAAAGGATCTCGAGAACCGTTGTGTCACGGTTCAAAATAGGAGAGATCCTCATGACCGATCGCATCGACCATATTCTGACACGACCCGTTTTCGGGATACCGATCCTGCTTGCCATTCTCAGCCTGGTGTTTTTCCTGACCTACACGGTCGGTTCTCCGCTTCAGGATCTGATGGAGCAGGGTATTTTTGGACTCATCACCCTTCTGAAACCGTTGTTGAGTTCCGTCCCCACTTGGCTTCAGTGTCTGCTTCTCGACGGCATGGTCGGCGGCGCCGGTTATGTGGTTACCCTGCTGCCCATCCTCCTGATTTTTTTTGCCGCCATAGCCTTTCTGGAGGATGTCGGCTATATGGCGCGGGCCGCCTTCGTTATGGACCGCTTCATGCATCTGATCGGCCTGCACGGCAAAAGCTTTATTCCCATGTGCCTGGGCTTCGGGTGTAATGTGCCCGCCGTACTTGGAAGCCGCATCATTGAATCCAGGAAGGAACGGACCCTCAC is part of the Deltaproteobacteria bacterium genome and harbors:
- the feoB gene encoding ferrous iron transport protein B; this encodes KEENVLLFALAGQPNVGKSTVFNILTGLSQHVGNWPGKTVEKKEGSCESGNQKVRIVDLPGTYSLTSFSEEEKISRDFVLKENPDAIILLMNAAAMERSLYLLSELLLLGPPVIIAVNMIDVAEDQGIEIDIERLEKELGIPVVPMIATRNKGIDKLLSRAIELVKGKVAYRPHVPDVSEDHRDVFLKLTGLVTPYVPPDYPVPWITTKIMEGDPEILDMMASKTAQGVWNDVQSELSAHEDSLRAVVSGRYEWIERISRTVVSRFKIGEILMTDRIDHILTRPVFGIPILLAILSLVFFLTYTVGSPLQDLMEQGIFGLITLLKPLLSSVPTWLQCLLLDGMVGGAGYVVTLLPILLIFFAAIAFLEDVGYMARAAFVMDRFMHLIGLHGKSFIPMCLGFGCNVPAVLGSRIIESRKERTLTIFLTPFIPCTGRYAVLIFMASAIFAEKAPLVSSSLMVLNMVVLGLIGIFIKLTIFKEESTPFIMELPLYHRPDLKTIAMAVWANLIAFVKKAGTIILAMSMIVWLFSYLPHGNVETSLLASAGKWIEPLGFPLGLDWKMITALFSSLVAKEISLATLAVLYGHTEEAIGPILGQFMPAASALAFLVVQMLFLPCVATIAVMKQEMGNWKWFASALGVTLILSYTAGIVAYRTALWLGL